agccagcacttaccttcccattgttctattattaggctgctggggggaaagggagggggtgatatcactccaatagcacaagtcacatgactgggcaactgacaaaatgtctagccccatgtcagatttcaaaattaaagatacaaaaatctgtttgctcttttaagaaaccgaattttacctacgaaaactgggaaaacttattgactctagtataagcctagacacaactacagccctgtctcacagcagcgcacattctgccaaagcgaccccaccagcgatcaaccggacttctttgcaaagttgattgtgacagagaattgccaaacggattactgtgtgcattgtcccactgtcccactaccatgtgcagagggtgctgtgtgatattgccatcactgttaatctttcgtataaccaacagagggcgctgtgtgatattgcagtcactgtaattctttcatataaccaacagagggcgctgtgtgatattgcagtcactgttaatctttcatataaccaacagagggcactgtgtgatattgcagtcactgttattcttccatataaccaacagatggcgctgtgtgatattgcagtcactgttattctttcatataaccaacagagggtgctgtgtgatattgcagtcactgttattctttaatataaccaacagagggcgctgtgtgatattgcagtcactgttaatctttcatataaccaacagagggtgcactgttattctttcatacaaccaacagatggcgctgtgtgatattgcagtcactgttattcattcatataaccagcagagggcgcactgttattctttcatataaccaacagagggcgcactgttattctttcatataaccaacagagggcattgtgggatattgcagtctctccccaagtgtactgttggtataggaatgattaaaagtgaatgcaatctcagctactcgggtcgggtaccgctgacccgagtataagccgaggtagactttttcagcacattttggatgctgaaaaactcggcttatactctggtatatacggtaagcaaTTTTTATGTTATGGTTAAATATAAGGATTctaaaacaaatctctctcttttttttttttttttcttgaacagCGCATGGATCTGGGAGAATGTACAAAGATTCATGATTTGGCACTACGAGCAGATTATGAAATTGACAGGAAGGAGAGAGACCTGTTCTTTGAGCTTGATGTAAGTGTGCTATTTGCTGTTCTACTTAAAAACATGATGTTTCATTCAGTGAATTAAGTAATTACATTCAGTTTATATgccagagactggaatatgaattggaagatgagcaatacaaagtagtaaaagtatgggatcagttgtccaggaacccattatccagaaagctcagaattatgggaacgtcgtctcccatggactcctttataatcaaataactcaaatgttttaaaatgatttcctttttctctttgataATAAAACGATACAtggtacttgatcctaacaagatataattaatccttattggaggcaaaacaatgctattggatttatttaatatttaaattatgtttaaattgACTTacggtattgagatccaaattacagaaagatcccttatctgggaaaccccaggacccaagcattctggattacaggacccatacctgtattcacagTACATTTGTACCTTACAGATctcttgtttttttagatgtggtcagccaaaagaaaaaggcaaacaataaaaaaactataaaaaagaaaaaatgaaagcaatttgaaagtttgcTCGGAAACCATTCTAGAAAAAACGTAGGGGCCAATTTATCTAGGgtcagattttagaggtttttgaaaccacgactaaactcacaaactctaaaactatgaatgcagtgatatttattaaaaattttaataaaaaaaagtatgaatgaaaattTAAGCTGAACaatgctctaaaaaatatgaaaacctctaaaaatcctaGGTTTTCTGACAATTCATAGTGGgaagaaaaacctctaaaacagtACTGctgagttttttgtgttttttacactaaaTAGTGCcgttttaccttgagccaccattttgtgatggtttgtGTGCTCCCTTAGATAACACCTGCCTGAAAATAATGttgctctaactgtaacaaaTATAGATAGAAAAGACATAGCCCCTTCAATTAATTGGCTGGTGTAATCTAGCATGTCTGTGCACCCTTGGGTTGTTTGTGTGCCCTGTAAATCATACAatgccattcatttttaaaatggcagttttctatttgaGATTATCCAATGGCATATACCACTATAgaacaacatatttttaaaaaatggtttatttatattaaactgtttttgatgcagtatttttttaaagccttATGTTCAAAGGTATATGCTACTTAGCAGATAACTAAATTGTGTAGATTACAAAGAGtttagtattttattatataaaataggacatttgttgccaataaataatttatttgtaggTTCTAGGTCAACAGATTTGACCTAGAAcctactttaagggggttatttattaaagtctgattgatttatttgctgtttttcgtagaaaataaaaaacttacatttttcgagatttattaaaccctgatgatgTTAAAAATGTCACATTGACATTttaatatcctgatctgcactggattttttttaagtaatcaGAAGATTTCGTGGTTTGGGCATCAAGTGTGAAAGTCACAGTTTTTGGCGACATCCGAAAAACAATTtttgtagaggttttttttttttctcgcacaagaaatttttatgaaaatgaattgataaataaggggggaagtccatgtggatttggttggagtgttatttagaaaatagtgagaaaatttcagattttgataacccccttaAATGTAGAAAGCAAAAGCTTTCAATGTTtcatgttacttgtcctttaataaagggGGTTATACATTTTTGTCCCTAAAATATAAGCTGTAATGAATTGTTAAAGCAAGAAGGCTCAGTACTATGTGGCACTTTATCATTCCTTCTTTTCCTGTTGTGTTAAAGCTACCAGTAGTTCTAACCCCTAACAATTGGTGACATTTAGCTGGGctttctatacctgtatttactcaGTCAACATCAGAAATTAGTTTTTGCGACAGCCTTGAAGTATCACCAAAGGGTACATTTGTATAGTATTGTGGAGCTATACTGAAATCTACATACGTGGATTCTGCAATCAGCTaatgcaaatgttaaaaaaaaaagttcaaaactcATTGTAACTTGCAGCTTTGTATTTTAGGCAATGGATCATCTTGAGTCATTTATTGCAGAGTGTGACAGAAGAACAGAACTTGCTAAGAAACGTTTGGCAGAGACCCAGGAGGAAATTAGTGCAGAAGTATCTGTAAAGGTATATATTATATGAGAAACTAAGGAGCGCTAAAGTTGAAATTACTAGTTGGGGGGCGAAATGATAgcaggtgctcctgttagcagaaaattgcaccggcccagGCTATTTCCTCCGCTTTAGCAAATGGGAGCACTAGCCCAGGGTATCATGTAAGCAATTATGATAACTAGTGGGGGTGGCTAACATCTtggcgccccccccccagtgattttaaagggatactgtcagtaACGGAACTATGAGGCGCGCGGCCCAGGTGCAGGCTATGCATtcgggacccccccccccctcggaAGCAGAGATCGCTGCAGATTTGCTATCATGTGATCCGTTGGCAGGCccagagggggtgtgggccctggtgcaTTCGCACCCCCTGCATCCTCCAGTAGTTCCGACactggatactgtcatgggaaagcatgcatcagttaatagtgctgctcaagcacacttctgcactgaaatatgcttttcaaaagagcaaatagattttttttatatttaattttgaaatctgacatggagctagacatatcgtaaatttcccaggtgccccctgGTGGtatgaattgtgctctgataaacttcagtcactctttactgctgcactgcaagttggagtgatatcaacgaCCTACCTTTCCAACGCTtcccccccatcagcccatcagcagaacaatgggaaggtaaccagataacagctccctggtagataagaacagcactcaatagtaaaaatccatgtctcactgtgactccttcagttacattgagtaggggaaacaatagcctgtcagaaagcagttccatcctaatgttctggttctttctgaatgcacatgacctgagatggctgcctacacactaatattacaactaaaaaaatatacttgttgggttaggaattcaattttatatggtatagtgaattatttgcagtgtaatttagaaatacaaactactCCATATAagtcattacagaatccctttaactttagttctcttttaaatgttttaactcTGATACggtgaaacctcagttttacattcCCCTAttcaagttttccctcattttacatttccatggttttatattttcctggaattTCAAGTCCCTTGAAAAACATATgagttttactgtattttttctgtTATGTTCCTGATGCTTATTTTTACACCACTTACTTTTATAGTGAATGgttaatatatgtgtatagattttaattttattttctacaattaactaaataatttttttttgcattataggCAGAAAAGGTTCATGAACTGAATGAAGAAATAGGAAAACTTCTTGCAAAGGCTGAACAGCTGGGAGCTGAAGGGAATGTAGATGAAGCTCAAAAAATCCTTATGGAGATGGAAAAAGTGAAAGGCAGAAAAAGAGAAGCAGAGGTTATTCAGTTGGTTTTGTCTGCAGATATGGAGAGCTTGctctaaagtttatttttttgtttaaaagcaaaatgtttgttttcaggaCATGTACAGGAACTATTttttggaatgcttgggacctagggtttatCAGATAagctttttctttctgtaattggaattACTGTAcactgtctactaaaaaaaaagttaaaattaaaaaaaaacctaataggaTTCATTTGACATCATATAGATTTATGCTAGTTTAGTTGATATGGCATGATTATAGATTAGTTAgtatagttaccatcaagtagaagtttgtttataaagaaaactgaaatcattgctaaaaatatattcattattttcttaaaaatgaaCTCTGTCCAATATGGGATTTCTAGATAACAAGTTTTCAtttaatggatcctatacatgtCCTTATCCTTTGATAATAATAAGCTAGCATCACTACACACTGAAGCTTTGAACAGTTGTTTTCAGGTGATATTTGTATGAAGCCATTTAGTATTAAGCCACCTGCAGCAAAAACCGGTCACTGCAAAGATGGCAGAACAGGGTTTGTTTTACAGTCAGAATCCTCCGTTTGTAAGCTTCATTCTGTTGCCAGTGACTCCCTTATTGTTATGGCATGCAAAGGGTTGCATATATTTCTACTGTGTGACTTTCCTATCCCCAGTCCTTCGTGGACCATTTATCGATCTGGGTACTcaactgttacatagttacatagttacatagttaaattgggttgaaaaaagacaaagtccatcaagtccaacccctccaaatgaaaacccagcatccatacacacacccctccctacttttaattaaaattctatatacccatacctatattaactatagagtttagtatcacaatagcctttaatattatgtctgtccaaaaaatcatccaagccattcttaaaggcattaactgaatcagccatcacaacatcacccggcagtgcattccacaacctcacataTGTTACTTTAGtatttcttgccctactgtaccCAGGACTCCATCATTCTTTTTACACTTTCCGGGCAGGCCTCTTGGCCATGGTCTCATCCTATTAACGATTAGGACTAATGATTTATTAGTTGCAAACCATGCTGCCCTTCAGTATTTCATATTGCTAAATTGCACAGTCTAAATGCAGCTCTTTAGTGTCCTCTAGATCATTGGTAAGAACTGGATGCTTTTCATTCCTAGTACTTATTACAAAAGGCCAGAGACTCATATCTTTCTTCCTAGCTGGCCTCAAGAAGCTGCTACATCTTTCAAATTATTGATCCCTTTCTCTTCTGTCTCTAAGAGTTCAGattgttttgtattattattgttgtctGAAGGCCTTCTGGCTATGGGTAATGGTTAAGTGGATAGGGAGCTAAATGTAAGTTAAAGATCAAGTTACATTTGTCCTAGTGGTGGATGCTATATCATATAACAAAGGTTTGTAAACAAAGTGCTTATTCTGGTAGTAGTCAGCAAAACTGTATAAGGAAATATACAATGATAATGTACtggaatttgtttatttttaaacctaACCCGACCAAATATGGCAAATTGAGCCATGTTCAAATGAAACACTGCTTGATTTAAGGAAGTACCTATAGGCCCATTGGCCTCTGTGCAAAATGATTGGCAACCAGCTAAGCACAATTCCTCCGGCATAAATTGGTGTACAATGTCCTGCTACTGGCAGGATTGTGATCCTGAAAGATTGGTATGGGTTTCATTGCTTTCTTTAAAACCCTGTAACAAGGTTCTAAATTAACAGCAACATTGTTAATATCATGGCACATTAAATTACATCATATGGAATAACAGAGGTTTAATCTGTGTAGAGATGATGGTAtattgacaaaaaaataaatcatcaacaaatgttttttgtacTTGCAGGATGAGTACCGTAACTCAATGCCAGCATCAAGTTTCCAGCAGCAGAAATTACGTGTGTGTGAAGTCTGCTCTGCCTACCTTGGCCTCCATGACAATGACCGTCGTCTTGCTGATCATTTTGGGGGCAAATTGCATTTAGGATTTATCCTGATTCGTGAAAAACTGGAATTGTTGAGGGTAAGTACCAACAACCGTATGCATTTAGTACATTGCAAACGGAGTTGTTGGCCTTTAGATtttatctgacccacaaaatcttgtcACGCAACAGCATGAGATTTTGTAGAATCCTACAAAATTTGATCCTTATATCTGTAATGCTGGATCCGATAAATTCAGATgtgttttgttcatgcatctTCATCCAGTATTCAACTTATTTCAATGAGAAGTCTGTCAGACTGGATCGTATTTTATCTTGTTGGATGACGAGACAGCAAGCAGCGTTCACATCCAACAGTTGTCAAGTCAAATAGAAacatttccatgtagtttacacatcagatttgggcatctgtcccatttcactttgacCCATGCTATTACATCCGACTTGTAGGGTGTGTTCTGTCGatctgacaccatcctacaaaatctcttgTGTAGTttatctcttaaaggggttgttcatcttggagttaacttttagtatgatgtagagattgatattctgagacaatttgtaattggttttcttttttttttatttaaggtttttgagtttagctttttattcaggagctcttcaGTTTTCATTATaaccaatctggtagctagggcccaaattaccctagcaaccatgcattgatttgaatacgagactggaatataaataagagaggaccttgctagaaagatgagcaataaaaagtaggagCAATAATTAGTGTgtagacttagggcagagacacgtgctcagattcggggagattagttgcccagcgatcacctcttctttgggtgactaatctccccgagatcgctgatgggatggcactcgttttctgaagtcgatcaaagtttccttgtgattagtcgccccgaagaagtgatttgtcgctggacaacaaatctccccgaatctgagcatgtgtctctgcccttacagagcatttgctttatagatggggtcagcgacgcccatctgaaagctggaaaaagtcagaagaaaaaggcaaacaattataaaactatcaaaaataaataatgaaaacaaatggaaaagtttcttagaactggccattatattacatactaaaagtttacttaaagttgaaccaccccattTAAGATGCATCAATAAGACAAACAAGTTTCCATTAAGCACCATGGGGGGAATAATTTCAGCATATTACTAGCTTTTATTAGAAGCTGTTTAAGGTTCATATTGATATATTCATATACTGACATTAAGAAACTACCATAGAACAAAGTCTTCTCTACACTAAACCCAGTTTCATAAGATTTTGTCTAAGCCTATAGACATCTTCCaggaaacttgaatttgaaaacaatttgatattgtccttttttctgagtgattttctggatttgcagaaaaaactcaatttgaggtttcaataaataggcccttaattGTTACACATTACagattaaacataaataaataaaacttttaaaggaatttaAATAATGTGAAAACTGTAAATCCTTTTGAAGAATAATGGACACTGGCATAAAGTTGCTTGTGGGGATAATGTAATCTGAAACCTATCTGAAGTATAATGCATGATAGCTGTTTAGAAGGGAATAAAAATATTCACAAGTTCTTTACCACTTCTTCTTGAAGCCATGGAGAGCCACAGTCTCTTAAGATGGTGCCAGTACTCTTCCTCTGAATAACATAAAGATGTGAATAACAACTCTGTAGCTGGTGAGTACTGGTATATACCTTAAAGGtagtggcaaaacaattatttatattttagagtaGGATTacaaattttagaaaattgtgGACACTGTCCAAAAGAACACTAGAAAGTAAAGCTGACTATCAAAGAAAACTCAAGTTTTCAAGCTAAATACATGTATAAGTATCTAGGAATTGATCAGCTTGGGAGCTAGTGTTTTAAATTAATCCAGTATATTTTCATTTCCCCTACATTGTAATTTTATGTCTCATTAATGAATATAATGCACACATACACATTATAACACTGGGCACTGCACATGAGGTAATTGATCAATTCATAAGGTATTCTTATGCTGCTTCCTTGAAGCAGAAAAGGAGATTATCACTGCACTACTTAGGAT
The Xenopus laevis strain J_2021 chromosome 9_10S, Xenopus_laevis_v10.1, whole genome shotgun sequence DNA segment above includes these coding regions:
- the luc7l.S gene encoding LUC7-like S homeolog, with the protein product MSAQAQMRAMLDQLMGTARDGDETRQRVKFTDDRVCKSHLLDCCPHDILAGTRMDLGECTKIHDLALRADYEIDRKERDLFFELDAMDHLESFIAECDRRTELAKKRLAETQEEISAEVSVKAEKVHELNEEIGKLLAKAEQLGAEGNVDEAQKILMEMEKVKGRKREAEDEYRNSMPASSFQQQKLRVCEVCSAYLGLHDNDRRLADHFGGKLHLGFILIREKLELLRRTVAEKQEKRNQDRLKRREERERDDHLGRRSKSKSKDRRRSRSKERRRRRSQSSSHDRRRSRSRSRDRHRRHRSRSGSRNRSHYRSSRDRGSKHK
- the luc7l.S gene encoding LUC7-like S homeolog isoform X1 → MMSAQAQMRAMLDQLMGTARDGDETRQRVKFTDDRVCKSHLLDCCPHDILAGTRMDLGECTKIHDLALRADYEIDRKERDLFFELDAMDHLESFIAECDRRTELAKKRLAETQEEISAEVSVKAEKVHELNEEIGKLLAKAEQLGAEGNVDEAQKILMEMEKVKGRKREAEDEYRNSMPASSFQQQKLRVCEVCSAYLGLHDNDRRLADHFGGKLHLGFILIREKLELLRRTVAEKQEKRNQDRLKRREERERDDHLGRRSKSKSKDRRRSRSKERRRRRSQSSSHDRRRSRSRSRDRHRRHRSRSGSRNRSHYRSSRDRGSKHK
- the luc7l.S gene encoding LUC7-like S homeolog isoform X2, whose product is MDLGECTKIHDLALRADYEIDRKERDLFFELDAMDHLESFIAECDRRTELAKKRLAETQEEISAEVSVKAEKVHELNEEIGKLLAKAEQLGAEGNVDEAQKILMEMEKVKGRKREAEDEYRNSMPASSFQQQKLRVCEVCSAYLGLHDNDRRLADHFGGKLHLGFILIREKLELLRRTVAEKQEKRNQDRLKRREERERDDHLGRRSKSKSKDRRRSRSKERRRRRSQSSSHDRRRSRSRSRDRHRRHRSRSGSRNRSHYRSSRDRGSKHK